In Corylus avellana chromosome ca2, CavTom2PMs-1.0, the following proteins share a genomic window:
- the LOC132168538 gene encoding polygalacturonase At1g48100-like: protein MRGVRIKNSPTFHMALNMCKNVHVERIGIKAPADSPNTDGIHLEKTNNVKIYNSFISSGDDCISIGTGCHNVDIRNVTCGPSHGISIGSLGRDKSRACVSNITVSDSVIKHSTNGVRIKTWQGGSGAVSKITFQNIKMDTVLNPIIIDQFYCLDKSCPNQTSALSISDVSYKHIRGTYDVGGPPMHIACSDSVPCRNVTLSGVQLLPAQGKSLLKPFCWEAYGSSTHTSSTLPSVSCLLNGLPKKIAQFDVDHHYQC from the exons ATGCGAGGAGTGAGAATTAAGAACAGCCCCACGTTTCATATGGCATTGAATATGTGCAAAAACGTCCATGTAGAAAGGATTGGCATAAAAGCACCTGCAGATAGTCCCAACACAGACGGAATTCACTTGGAGAAGACAAACAATGTGAAAATATACAATTCATTCATATCCTCTG GTGATGATTGCATATCAATTGGAACCGGCTGCCATAATGTGGATATAAGGAATGTTACATGCGGTCCAAGTCATGGAATTAG CATCGGCAGTCTTGGCAGAGACAAATCCAGAGCCTGCGTTTCAAACATCACAGTGAGTGACTCAGTCATCAAACACTCAACCAATGGTGTTCGGATCAAAACATGGCAAGGTGGGTCAGGTGCCGTCTCCAAAATAACgttccaaaacataaaaatggaCACAGTTCTAAACCCAATTATCATAGACCAATTCTACTGCCTCGACAAAAGCTGCCCCAATCAAACATCTGCACTCTCCATTTCTGATGTTTCATACAAACACATACGAGGTACCTATGATGTTGGCGGCCCCCCCATGCACATTGCTTGCAGTGATTCAGTGCCATGCAGAAATGTTACACTTTCAGGGGTGCAGTTGCTTCCTGCACAAGGAAAGAGCCTGTTGAAGCCATTTTGCTGGGAAGCTTATGGCAGCAGCACACATACAAGTAGTACTCTTCCATCAGTTTCCTGTTTGTTGAATGGACTTCCAAAGAAGATTGCACAATTTGATGTTGATCATCATTATCAGtgttaa
- the LOC132168540 gene encoding polygalacturonase At1g48100-like produces MTTVLLPRLPILFLLFSLCFLFPPAQGILHSYTKQSHLQPISGISQPPAPAPEVDSGGDITIFNVLSFGAIGNGVTDDTQAFKMAWDTACQAEESGILLVPKGYSFMMQSTIFTGPCNSGIVFQIDGTIMPPDGPDSWPKNNSKRQWLVFYRINGMSLQGGGVIDGRGEKWWNLPCKPHKGINGTTQPGACDSPVAIRFFMSSNLTVQGLKVKNSPQFHVRFDGCQNVHIEMLNIKAPAGSPNTDGIHIENTNNVKIYNSAVSNGDDCVSIGAGSYNIDIKNITCGPSHGISIGSLGVRNSRACVSNITVSDSVIKHSDNGVRIKTWQGGSGAVSKITFHNIHMDTVRNPIIIDQYYCQTKNCPNQTSAVVISDVLYTNIKGTYDVRSPPMHFVCSDTVPCTNLTLSEVELLPAQGNILANPVCWNAYGTMQTISIPPVFCLLEGIPQMMQQSDVDRC; encoded by the exons ATGACCACAGTACTACTCCCTCGGCTTCCCATTCTGTTTCTTTTGTTCTCATTGTGTTTCTTGTTTCCTCCAGCTCAGGGAATACTTCATAGTTACACAAAACAGAGTCATTTGCAACCAATATCAGGAATTTCACAACCACCTGCGCCTGCTCCTGAGGTGGATTCTGGTGGTGACATTACTATTTTTAATGTGCTGTCTTTTGGTGCCATTGGAAATGGTGTAACTGATGACACACAAGCATTCAAGATGGCTTGGGATACTGCTTGCCAAGCTGAAGAATCAGGGATTCTTCTTGTTCCTAAGGGCTATTCCTTCATGATGCAATCTACAATATTCACAGGGCCTTGTAACTCTGGCATAGTATTTCAG ATTGATGGGACTATTATGCCGCCGGATGGACCTGATTCATGGCCGAAAAATAATAGCAAGCGACAATGGCTGGTTTTCTACAGAATCAATGGAATGTCATTGCAAGGGGGTGGTGTCATAGATGGCAGAGGAGAGAAATGGTGGAATCTTCCTTGCAAACCGCATAAA GGAATTAATGGAACAACGCAGCCAGGTGCCTGTGATAGTCCAGTT GCCATAAGATTCTTCATGAGCTCCAATTTGACAGTCCAGGGACTTAAAGTTAAGAACAGCCCCCAATTTCATGTCCGCTTTGATGGTTGTCAAAACGTCCATATAGAGATGCTCAACATAAAAGCGCCTGCTGGAAGTCCCAACACGGATGGAATTCACATTGAGAACACAAacaatgtcaaaatatataACTCGGCTGTATCCAATG GTGATGACTGTGTATCAATTGGAGCTGGTTCTTATAATATCGATATAAAGAACATAACATGCGGTCCAAGTCATGGGATAAG CATCGGCAGCCTAGGAGTGCGAAATTCCCGAGCCTGTGTCTCCAACATCACAGTGAGTGACTCAGTGATCAAGCATTCAGATAATGGAGTTCGGATCAAAACATGGCAGGGTGGATCAGGAGCTGTATCTAAAATAACCTTCCACAACATACACATGGACACCGTCAGAAACCCAATCATCATAGACCAATACTACTGCCAAACCAAGAACTGCCCCAACCAAACATCTGCAGTTGTCATATCTGATGTTTTGTACACAAACATCAAAGGAACCTATGATGTGAGAAGCCCACCAATGCATTTTGTCTGCAGTGACACTGTCCCATGCACAAACCTGACACTCTCCGAAGTGGAGCTACTTCCTGCCCAAGGAAACATTCTGGCAAACCCAGTCTGCTGGAATGCTTATGGGACTATGCAGACAATTAGTATTCCACCAGTTTTCTGCTTGTTGGAGGGGATTCCACAAATGATGCAACAGAGTGATGTTGATCGGTGTTAA
- the LOC132172848 gene encoding uncharacterized protein LOC132172848 isoform X1, with translation MGSEGPPAVTIHVTGFKKFHGVSENPTETIVGNLKEYMKKKGLPKGLIIGSCSVLETAGQGALPSLYQILKSAISGENSESSNSGRTIWIHFGVNSGATRFAIEHQAVNEATFRCPDEMGWKPQKVPIIPADGGVSHTRQTSLPVEDITKALAKMGYEVMTSDDAGRFVCNYVYYHSLRFAEQNGTKSLFVHVPLFLTIDEETQMQFAAALLEVLASLC, from the exons ATGGGGTCCGAAGGGCCTCCTGCAGTGACAATTCATGTGACGGGGTTTAAGAAATTCCATGGAGTTTCAGAGAATCCAACTGAGACAATTGTTGGTAATCTCAAAGAGTATATGAAGAAGAAGGGATTGCCAAAAGGTCTAATTATTGGGAGTTGCAGCGTTCTTGAAACTGCGGGACAGGGAGCGCTTCCTTCCTTATACCAGATATTGAAATCTGCCATTAGTGGGGAGAATTCTGAATCTTCAAACTCTGGAAGAACTATTTGG ATACACTTTGGAGTTAATAGTGGTGCAACAAGGTTTGCTATTGAGCATCAAGCTGTCAATGAAGCTACCTTTCGTTGTCCTGATGAGATGGGATGGAAGCCCCAG AAAGTCCCAATCATTCCTGCAGATGGCGGAGTTTCACACACACGACAG ACTTCTCTTCCTGTTGAGGACATTACCAAGGCCTTGGCAAAGATGGGTTACGAAGTGATGACCTCGGACGATGCAGGCCGGTTTGTATGCAATTATGTTTACTATCATTCCCTTCGGTTTGCGGAGCAAAATGGGACCAAATCTCTCTTTGTGCATGTGCCTCTCTTCTTGACCATAGACGAGGAGACCCAAATGCAGTTTGCTGCTGCCTTGTTGGAGGTACTTGCTTCTTTATGTTAA
- the LOC132172848 gene encoding uncharacterized protein LOC132172848 isoform X2, with the protein MGSEGPPAVTIHVTGFKKFHGVSENPTETIVGNLKEYMKKKGLPKGLIIGSCSVLETAGQGALPSLYQILKSAISGENSESSNSGRTIWIHFGVNSGATRFAIEHQAVNEATFRCPDEMGWKPQKVPIIPADGGVSHTRQLQRMLWGSTVFEH; encoded by the exons ATGGGGTCCGAAGGGCCTCCTGCAGTGACAATTCATGTGACGGGGTTTAAGAAATTCCATGGAGTTTCAGAGAATCCAACTGAGACAATTGTTGGTAATCTCAAAGAGTATATGAAGAAGAAGGGATTGCCAAAAGGTCTAATTATTGGGAGTTGCAGCGTTCTTGAAACTGCGGGACAGGGAGCGCTTCCTTCCTTATACCAGATATTGAAATCTGCCATTAGTGGGGAGAATTCTGAATCTTCAAACTCTGGAAGAACTATTTGG ATACACTTTGGAGTTAATAGTGGTGCAACAAGGTTTGCTATTGAGCATCAAGCTGTCAATGAAGCTACCTTTCGTTGTCCTGATGAGATGGGATGGAAGCCCCAG AAAGTCCCAATCATTCCTGCAGATGGCGGAGTTTCACACACACGACAG TTGCAGCGCATGCTATGGGGCAGTACTGTGTTTGAGCATTGA